A genomic region of Serratia fonticola contains the following coding sequences:
- a CDS encoding helix-turn-helix transcriptional regulator, with protein sequence MKVHIAIAIQDTNRFFVQGLQHIFQTHFQAKGWIVDFVSVVLKGRVDLVIQPEPLYLLEGSVLGRLGRLTVRYTSGSGQPPLNEVRVLGRRSSPADVIGLVEEILREDGDWIFLNRQRYHQYSSALTSREREVLEGFQRELTPYQIAKKLKLNVKTISAHKIAAMRKLGFRRNNELYHWLLQGGLTAIKERPITSTICPSADR encoded by the coding sequence ATGAAAGTGCATATTGCTATTGCCATCCAGGATACCAACCGCTTTTTTGTTCAAGGCCTACAGCATATATTTCAGACGCATTTTCAGGCAAAAGGGTGGATAGTCGATTTTGTTTCGGTTGTACTGAAAGGGAGGGTAGATCTGGTTATTCAGCCAGAACCTTTATATCTATTGGAGGGGAGTGTCTTGGGTCGGTTGGGTAGGCTCACAGTACGGTATACCAGCGGTAGTGGACAGCCCCCGCTGAACGAAGTGAGGGTACTGGGCCGGCGAAGTTCACCCGCTGACGTGATAGGTTTAGTGGAAGAAATACTGAGGGAGGACGGCGATTGGATTTTCCTGAATCGTCAGCGCTATCACCAATATTCATCGGCATTGACCTCGCGTGAGCGTGAGGTTTTGGAAGGGTTCCAGCGGGAACTGACGCCCTATCAGATTGCGAAAAAACTGAAGCTTAACGTCAAGACAATCAGCGCTCATAAAATCGCAGCGATGCGTAAGTTAGGTTTCAGACGTAATAACGAGCTTTATCATTGGTTATTACAAGGAGGGCTGACGGCAATCAAAGAACGTCCTATCACGAGTACAATTTGCCCATCAGCGGATCGCTGA
- a CDS encoding phosphocholine-specific phospholipase C has product MPLLSRRQLLQAAAIGSAFSLLPASIRKALAIPANTQTGSIHDVQHVVILMQENRAFDHYFGTLAGIRGFSDRFTIPLPDGRSVWQQQGVDRLVLPYHLNSKQGNAQRVQGTPHSWLDEHSAWDHGRMTSWPTFKTPTSMGYYRQHELPFQFALANTFTLCDAYHCSMHAGTNPNRLFHWTGTNGPTGANVAAVVNEWDHPGAAEKGYDWKTYPERLEESGISWKIYQFLPDNFGDNPLAGFRRYRAASIQAGNPAYPPKDFTAFVPYSEALNARLPLYKGNGNTLPAANGQDLQTMLAGFRADIQHGKLPQVSWLIAPAAYSEHPDPSSPVQGGWFTQEVLNALTDNPQVWSKTVLLVNYDENDGFFDHIPSPSAPSLRDDGSFAGKSTVPFDSEIFQHIAPPGSQDQPPPDGRIYGPGPRVPMLVLSPWSRGGWVNSQVFDHTSVIQFLEKRFQVREPNISDWRRAICGDLTSAFNFTAPNDETLPALHTTTRHAAERLRQQQEGLAQVPLPAASQQKLPQQKRLARPSRALPYQLHVEASCDPQQHCICLNLINTGEQGVVFHVYDKLNLQDIPRRYSVESGKALSDNWHTEGDYDLWLLGPNGFHRAFCGNLLLPQPEVRLDITGHDLLLTVNNATMQAITLTLARCPYNQTGPWQIELAAGSRHQQHVATKASGGWYDMTLHDSSGWLRRLAGRVETGQHSISDPLMGKLYS; this is encoded by the coding sequence ATGCCATTACTCTCTCGCAGACAGTTATTGCAAGCCGCCGCGATCGGATCGGCATTTTCACTGTTACCCGCATCGATCCGTAAAGCGCTGGCCATTCCCGCCAATACTCAGACTGGCAGTATTCATGATGTCCAGCACGTGGTGATTCTGATGCAGGAGAACCGTGCCTTTGATCACTACTTTGGCACCTTGGCAGGCATACGTGGCTTTAGCGATCGCTTCACCATTCCATTACCCGACGGCCGCAGCGTATGGCAACAGCAGGGCGTGGATCGCCTGGTGCTGCCCTACCACCTGAACAGCAAACAAGGTAATGCCCAGCGCGTACAAGGCACGCCACATTCCTGGCTTGATGAACACTCAGCCTGGGATCATGGCCGTATGACATCCTGGCCAACCTTCAAAACGCCGACCTCGATGGGCTACTATCGCCAGCATGAGTTACCCTTTCAGTTCGCTCTGGCCAATACCTTTACGCTCTGTGATGCCTATCACTGTTCCATGCATGCTGGTACCAATCCCAACCGCCTGTTTCACTGGACGGGCACTAATGGCCCAACTGGCGCAAACGTTGCGGCAGTCGTCAATGAATGGGATCACCCTGGTGCAGCAGAAAAAGGATACGACTGGAAAACCTACCCCGAAAGGTTGGAGGAGAGCGGGATAAGCTGGAAGATTTATCAATTCTTGCCGGATAATTTTGGTGATAATCCGCTCGCGGGATTCCGGCGCTATCGAGCGGCCAGCATTCAGGCAGGTAACCCGGCGTATCCCCCTAAAGACTTCACCGCCTTTGTCCCCTACAGTGAAGCGCTCAATGCCAGGCTGCCGTTGTATAAAGGCAACGGCAACACCTTACCCGCTGCCAACGGCCAGGATTTGCAGACCATGCTGGCTGGCTTTCGCGCCGATATCCAACACGGAAAATTGCCACAGGTCAGTTGGCTGATTGCCCCTGCTGCGTATTCTGAGCATCCGGATCCGTCCAGCCCGGTGCAAGGTGGCTGGTTTACTCAGGAAGTTCTCAACGCACTGACGGACAATCCACAGGTGTGGAGCAAAACCGTTCTGTTGGTCAACTACGATGAGAATGACGGTTTTTTCGATCATATCCCCTCCCCTTCGGCCCCTTCACTACGGGATGACGGTAGCTTTGCCGGTAAATCGACCGTGCCGTTTGACAGTGAAATATTCCAGCATATCGCTCCGCCAGGTTCGCAGGATCAGCCTCCGCCGGATGGACGAATTTATGGCCCTGGGCCTAGGGTGCCAATGCTCGTCCTGTCCCCCTGGAGCCGAGGTGGATGGGTGAACTCACAGGTTTTCGATCACACTTCCGTTATCCAGTTTCTGGAGAAACGCTTCCAGGTTCGGGAGCCCAATATCAGCGATTGGCGGCGTGCCATCTGTGGCGATCTCACCTCTGCATTCAACTTTACTGCCCCCAACGATGAAACGCTGCCAGCGCTGCATACCACCACGCGCCACGCGGCTGAACGTTTACGTCAGCAGCAGGAAGGATTAGCGCAGGTCCCATTACCAGCAGCAAGCCAGCAGAAACTGCCGCAGCAGAAAAGGCTGGCCCGCCCCTCACGCGCGCTGCCCTATCAGTTGCACGTCGAGGCCAGCTGCGACCCGCAACAGCACTGCATCTGCCTCAATCTGATCAATACTGGCGAGCAAGGTGTCGTCTTCCATGTCTATGACAAACTCAATCTGCAAGACATTCCGCGTCGCTATAGCGTCGAATCAGGTAAAGCACTGAGCGATAACTGGCATACCGAGGGGGACTATGATTTGTGGCTATTGGGGCCAAATGGTTTTCACCGCGCCTTCTGCGGTAATCTGTTGCTGCCGCAGCCTGAAGTCCGTCTGGACATCACCGGCCATGATCTGCTGCTGACGGTGAACAATGCCACTATGCAGGCCATTACCCTCACCCTTGCCCGTTGCCCTTATAACCAGACTGGGCCATGGCAAATCGAATTGGCCGCTGGCAGCCGCCATCAACAGCACGTTGCTACCAAGGCAAGTGGGGGGTGGTATGACATGACTCTACACGATAGCAGCGGCTGGTTGCGTCGCCTGGCCGGGCGCGTGGAAACCGGGCAACATAGCATCAGCGATCCGCTGATGGGCAAATTGTACTCGTGA
- a CDS encoding LuxR C-terminal-related transcriptional regulator has product MNVLYMGEKNIGSLGVIRIIETSYPESKIVLKSLDECADKSLSGSYDICIIDGKKLDAMPLISLKKLLLIPDVPILILAKKDQPLHKFLNHLSNVRGVIEYESGVDFFLNAINVVRIGGYCYSWDIYALKNNNSALFNEEYCESVGLTRREIEILKLYLDGATNKEISVKLSRSQKTISAHKSNILRKIGTKRLPASSFSMECMR; this is encoded by the coding sequence ATGAATGTTCTGTACATGGGCGAAAAAAATATCGGTAGCTTAGGCGTTATCCGTATCATCGAAACCAGTTACCCGGAATCAAAGATTGTATTGAAAAGTTTGGATGAATGTGCTGATAAGTCCCTGTCAGGATCCTACGACATTTGCATCATAGATGGTAAAAAGTTGGATGCGATGCCGTTAATCAGTCTCAAGAAGTTGCTATTAATACCGGATGTCCCCATCTTGATCCTTGCCAAAAAAGATCAACCATTACATAAATTTCTCAACCACTTGAGTAATGTACGTGGCGTGATTGAATACGAAAGCGGGGTTGATTTTTTCCTTAATGCAATCAATGTGGTACGAATTGGTGGCTATTGCTACTCGTGGGATATTTATGCGCTCAAGAATAACAATTCAGCACTGTTCAATGAGGAGTACTGTGAGTCTGTCGGCTTGACTCGCCGTGAGATAGAAATCCTTAAATTGTACCTTGATGGGGCAACCAACAAAGAAATCTCCGTCAAACTATCACGAAGCCAAAAAACGATCAGTGCACATAAATCCAATATACTGCGTAAAATTGGGACTAAGCGCTTGCCTGCCTCTTCATTTAGCATGGAATGTATGAGATAA